CCTGCAAACCGGCCGACCGCTGCGCCGAAATAAGGGGAATGCCGGTCGTACTCTTCTATTGAATCAAAGCCCAATACAACATTCTCCAATACGCCTTCCCGGTCGGGTGCGATGATTTCCGTAATAATGCAGCCATAATTGATGCAGGACAGTTGAAACCCGCCCGGAACATGGAATGTATAGCGGCTGACAGGCTTTCCATCCTTAAAGCCGAATGCATCCTGCTTCACTTTCAGTTTCGCTGTTGTTTTCATTTTACTTCAGCACCATCCGATCTCAGGCTGATCCGTTTGCCGGTCGCCATCGACGTGAAGCAGGCGTCAAGAACCCGCATATTGGCCACTGCCGATTCTCCTGAATACACCGGTGCCGCATCATTCAGAATCGCTGCAGAAAAATGCTCCACTTCCAGCTGATAGATGCTGCCGGCAATCTTCTCTTCCCGGCTCGTATTTCCCGTGGTGACAATCACCGGGCCAATACCGCCGTTCTGGTCGGGCCGGAATGCATACGGCACTTTAATCGTGCCTTCTGTGCCGATGACTTCGTACTCATTCCGGTTTGCCGTATCAAAACTGCAGTCAAAGATTGCAGGGATGCCGTTTTCAAGTTCCAGAAAGACATAAGCGGATGTATCGACGCCGGTCACCTCGTCTATTTCTGCTCTCGCCTGCACTTCAGCAGGTTCTGACTCCAACACGGTCCGGATTGCATGGACCGAGTAACAGCCCACATCATACAGGCTGCCGCCGCCCATTTCCTTCGCCATCCGGATATCGCCTTCCCGGTTTTGAAAATTAAACGAGTGGCTGGATTTCATCAGCTTCACTTCTCCGATTTCACCGGATTTGATAATCTCACGCACCCGTGCATGCTGCGGATGAAATTGATACATGAACGCTTCCATGAATTTCACGTTCCGCTCCCGGCAGAAATGGATCATTTCTTCGGTATCCTTCGCGTTCAGGGCTGCAGGCTTCTCGCACAGGATGTGTTTCCCCCGCTCAGCCGCCTTGAACACCCATTCTTTATGTAAGTGATTTGGCAACGGGATATAGACCGCATCAATTTCAGGGTCCTCCAGCAACTCCTCATACGTTTCGTATGCTTTTGGAATTTTTAGTTCCGCTGCCGCATCATGCGCTTTCGGCCCTCTGCTCGCTATGGCTGCGATTTCCGCATTGCCTGCTTGCTTAATGGCCGGGATCAATTGCGTTCTTGCAATATTCGCTGTGCTTAAGACACCCCATCGAATTGTTGTCATTGTGATTCCTCCTTCAAGTAACATCTGACACAAAAAGATATACCAGTCACCCGGTATATCCCTGCGATTGTGCTATGGTCCAGGTTCTACTTTTTACTGGAGATATCAATCCAGACGGCCAGGATCAAGATCAGGCCTTTCACAATATACTGCCAGTAGGCTCCGATATTCATCATGCTCATGCCGTTATCGATGCTTGCCATGATCAGCGCACCGATCAGGGCACCGACGATTTTCCCTTTACCGCCCATGAGGCTTGTTCCGCCGATGACGCAGGCTGCGATGGCATCAAGCTCATAGCTTGTGCCGGCGCTTACAGTCGCCGCGTTCAGCCGGCTTGTCAGCAAGACGCCGGCCACACCGCTTAATGCACCCATGATGACGAATACCCAAAGCGTATTGCGCTTAATGTTAATGCCGGAAAGCGCAGCTGCTTCCTGATTGCCGCCGATCGCATAAATATAGCGGCCGAACGATGTTTTGTTCGTGATAAAGATGAAGACACCGGCGATGGCCAGAACGATCAGGAACGGAACCGGCGTTCCTAAGTACCGGTTGAGCATGTAGACCGCCAGCAAAATGAACACGGCATAGGCTGCCACTTTTCCGTAATCGATTGTCGCCGGCGGAACGAGCAGGTGCATCTTTTCCCGTTTCGCCCGGTTTCTGACTGTCCATACCACTAACAGAACAATACCCACTACAGCCAGAATGTATCCCGGGATATATGGAAAATAACTATTGCCGATGACTTTGAAGCTGTCATCGAGCGGTGCGACTGTCTGCCCGTTACTGAGACCGATCAGGATGCCCCGGAAAATCAGCATGCCGCCGAGCGTAACGATGAAGGCCGGAACTGCCCGGTAAGCGACCCACCAGCCCTGCCATAATCCAAGAAGCGCACCGACCGCAATCGCTGCTGCAACCGCTGCTACGGTGTTCCAGTCATACCAGACCTGGAGAATCGCAGCAATTCCGCCCGCCAGTCCCAGAAGCGCACCGACGGACAGATCGATATGGCCCGCCACAATTACGAGCGTCATTCCGACAGCCAGCACCGCAATGACTGCCATTTGCGTAAACAGATTGGAGATATTCCTTGAGGATAGGAATTCACCGCCTGTGAAAAAACCGAAAATGAGTGCGATCAGTACGAGCGCGATGATCAACGTGTATGCCTGAAGATCAAATTTGAAGCTTAATCCGCTTCGCGGCGGCGTTGCGCCTTCAGCTGTTGTTGTCTGTCTGGTCATCGTTTTTTACCTCCTGTTGCAGATACCATGATTTTTTCCTGTGTCGCTTCTTCCCTTGAATACTCACCGGTAATGGTTCCGTCCGCCATAACCAGCACCCGGTCAGACATGCCCAGCACTTCCGGCAATTCAGAGGAAATGATGACGATGCCGACTCCTTCATGGACCAGTTCGTTGATGATTTTATAAATCTCATACTTTGCCCCGACATCGATTCCCCGGGTCGGCTCATCCAGAATCAGCACTTTCGGGTTATTCAGAAGCCATTTACTCAAGACAACTTTCTGCTGGTTGCCGCCGCTCAGTTTGCCGACCTGCACTTCCAGATTCGGCGCCTTCAGTTTCATTTTCCTGGTGACTTCCTCCGCGCGCTGTACTTCCACCGCAGCATCGATGACATTCATCTTCATCACTTTATTCAATGCGGCAAGCGTTGTATTTTTGGTGATATCCATCCCCAGCACGAGTCCGTACCGCTTCCGGTCTTCTGACACGTATGCCAGTCCGGATTGGATGGCATCGGCCGGTTTCCTGATCGTCGTTTCTTTGCCGTCTATCAGGACGGTTCCTGTCGTTTTGCCTTTAAGAC
Above is a genomic segment from Planococcus lenghuensis containing:
- a CDS encoding sugar ABC transporter permease yields the protein MTRQTTTAEGATPPRSGLSFKFDLQAYTLIIALVLIALIFGFFTGGEFLSSRNISNLFTQMAVIAVLAVGMTLVIVAGHIDLSVGALLGLAGGIAAILQVWYDWNTVAAVAAAIAVGALLGLWQGWWVAYRAVPAFIVTLGGMLIFRGILIGLSNGQTVAPLDDSFKVIGNSYFPYIPGYILAVVGIVLLVVWTVRNRAKREKMHLLVPPATIDYGKVAAYAVFILLAVYMLNRYLGTPVPFLIVLAIAGVFIFITNKTSFGRYIYAIGGNQEAAALSGINIKRNTLWVFVIMGALSGVAGVLLTSRLNAATVSAGTSYELDAIAACVIGGTSLMGGKGKIVGALIGALIMASIDNGMSMMNIGAYWQYIVKGLILILAVWIDISSKK
- a CDS encoding Gfo/Idh/MocA family protein, producing the protein MTTIRWGVLSTANIARTQLIPAIKQAGNAEIAAIASRGPKAHDAAAELKIPKAYETYEELLEDPEIDAVYIPLPNHLHKEWVFKAAERGKHILCEKPAALNAKDTEEMIHFCRERNVKFMEAFMYQFHPQHARVREIIKSGEIGEVKLMKSSHSFNFQNREGDIRMAKEMGGGSLYDVGCYSVHAIRTVLESEPAEVQARAEIDEVTGVDTSAYVFLELENGIPAIFDCSFDTANRNEYEVIGTEGTIKVPYAFRPDQNGGIGPVIVTTGNTSREEKIAGSIYQLEVEHFSAAILNDAAPVYSGESAVANMRVLDACFTSMATGKRISLRSDGAEVK